From Erigeron canadensis isolate Cc75 chromosome 8, C_canadensis_v1, whole genome shotgun sequence, one genomic window encodes:
- the LOC122610848 gene encoding uncharacterized protein LOC122610848, giving the protein MEVDYIKTCMKKLTIWYTPNFKPIITHDELDHYMSILGFIPQPPITAATATVTVWKEYSFTGFGPFLLKSQSHHPLPRPRLPYPRIDGLHVDTYSSFLDAINFYLKMDNVSDLFHIRGMALHNIHDRRYKWSRMDKDNDKYVYRVGTLDLSDTSDNTYKEQNPVSRIVPFKNIIDRKL; this is encoded by the exons atggaagttgattatataaaaacttGCATGAAAAAACTTACAATATGGTACACCCCAAATTTCAAACCCATCATAACCCATGATGAACTTGATCATTACATGTCCATTCTTGGTTTCATTCCACAACCACCAATCACCGCTGCCACCGCCACCGTAACCGTGTGGAAAGAGTACTCATTTACGGGTTTCGGCCCGTTTCTTTTGAAATCCCAATCTCATCACCCCCTGCCTCGACCTCGCCTTCCATATCCAAGAATTGATGGTTTACATGTTGATACTTACAGTTCTTTTTTGGATGCCATTAACTTTTACCTCAAAATGGACAATGTATCTGATCTTTTTCATATTAG GGGAATGGCATTGCACAATATTCATGATAGGAGATACAAGTGGTCACGCATGGATAAAGACAACGACAAGTATGTGTACAGAGTGGGAACTTTGGACTTGTCAGACACATCCGACAATACCTACAAGGAACAGAATCCAGTTTCGCGTATTGTTCCATTCAAAAACATCATAGACAGGAAGTTGTAG